AAGCAACTGAACAACAAGCTTCAAATGCTTAATAAATAATTAAATTAACAGATTAGTTCTACTAATCTGTTTTTTGTATTAATAAGATGAATACATATCGCGCTGAATTTATTAGTGTTCTGATAAGAATCATTGATAACTTTACTTATTCTGAACAATTCTTGAATTTGATTGATAAAAAAGGGTCAAATGGGAATTTTGGATATTCATTAAATCCATTTATTAATAAGATTTCATTGTTTGCCAACAACCCTGATAATGATCTTGATTTTTATCATTCACTAGTAGAAATATCAACTTATATTAAAGAAACGATCAAAACAACGTTAGGTGATATTTTGTATGATTTAATTTATCAAACTGCATTCTATCTTAAAGATAAAGAAATCAATCGCGAATACGTTATTGAAGCATTTTATCGGGCATTATTGGATTGTCAAAATAAATACAAAATGAAGATTGGTGACAAAACTTTTTTTGACATCCTATATCCATGTTTAAAATACTTATACTTAAACCAAGATAAAACCACACAACAATTAATGTATGAAATCAAATTGATTTCAGAATCAAGTTTTAATAAGTCATTATTATTAAAATCCAAAGTTGGTCGTGCTGCTTATCATGGTAAACGATCAGTTAATATGTATGATCCTGGTAGCGTTTTTGTATTTTTAGTATTGGAAGGAATTATTAAAATTTATGGTGCCTAAAATTTTAAATCCAAAAGTTAAAAGAATTGTAGTTTATACAACTTGGATCTTATTAATCATTCCACTACTTAGCACCTATTTTTTAATATCAGATACTAACTCAATCAAAACATATATCTTAATTGGTTTATATGTTGTATTGTGGTTGGCTGCAATATTACTTTATGTAATTCATTTTTTCTTACATATCAAATCTGTTAAACAACTTAATGAAAAATACCAGCTATCTGAAATCAGCGAAGGTTTAAAAAAATCCAAAGAAATTGATTTAGTTCGTATTCAAGATAATTTTTTATACAAACAAGAAATTAAAACAATAATTCACAAATCTCACAGTGAATTACAAAACCTAGATAAACGTTTTAATGAATCTAATTTTTATCAAGAATATCAAGTAGATATGAACAACAAGCAATTAAGAATTGCTTGCTTAGAATTCTGCAAGAAAAAATACTTAATCAACTACCCACATAATTATGATTGTTATTATTGAATTGAACTAGATAACATCAACGATCAAGAATTTGTTTTATTAAATAATAAAGAAAGTATTAATCCGACATTTAATGGTTTTTTAATTAAAAATTTAATTAAAAAACCTGATGCTAAATTTACTACTTATACCAAGGATAATAACTTTGATGTGCGTAGTGTTATTAAGTCTGAAATCTTGGATGATTTATTGTTCAAGAATGATAAAACTAATATCAATTTAATTAATAAAAACAATAAAACATTCTTATTAGTAAGAATGAGTTTTAATATCTTTAATCTTTATTATGGATCTGATTATTTTGATGAAAAAAAATATCATGATCTGACAATTCAAAGAATTGAGAATATTAAAAATATTATTGATTTATTTTATTCTCTTCGAGAATGTTTCAACTATCTAGAAAAATAAATAATAATTACTTATAATTAATACTAAGTCTATACTAAAGGATATATCAAAAAGACTATGAAAAGCTTTAAAGCAACTATTATTGATCCATTAGGATTACACGTAAGACCAGCCTCTGTATTATCATCTAAGATGGCTAAATATAAATCAAAAGTAACTTTAAAAGTTATTGATGGTGCTACTGCTGATGTTAAATCAATTATTAACTTAATGTCATTAGCAATTAAACAAAACACTGAAGTTGAATTGTCTGCTCAAGGAGAAGACGAAGAAGAAGCAATCAACGAACTAAGAAAAGTTCTAGAAGAAAATAAATTAATCTAGTTTTAGATTAATCTTTTTTTATTAATTATTAATGTATTAGACATTTAGATTGATTTAAAAAAATCAATCTGTTTTATTATGAAAATTCAAGAACAAACCATTAATACGATTCGCATGTTGGGAATCGAGATGATCAATAGTGCTAAATCAGGACACCCAGGCATTGTGATGTCGGCTGCTCCCATGATGTATGCTTTATTCCATGATCACTTAAATTATGATGTTAATGATTTAAATTATATTAACCGTGACCGTTTTATTTTAAGTGCTGGACATGGTAGTGCTTTGTTGTATGCAACAATGTATGTTGCTGGGTATAAGTCGTTAAATTTAAAAGATTTAAAGAATTTTAGAAAGTTCTCATCTAAAACAGCAGGACATCCAGAAACAACAATGCTTGATGGTGTTGATTTTGGAACAGGTCCATTAGGTCAGGGTGCTGCAACATCTGTTGGTTTTGCGATGGCCGAAGCCAACTTAAATGCGAGATTTAATAAAATTATTGATCACTATACATATTGTTTAATTGGTGATGGTGACTTACAAGAAGGGGTTTGTCACGAAGCATTAGCAGTAGCGGGAAGATATCAATTAAACAAACTAATTTGATTGTATGATTCTAACGATGTGCAACTAGATGGTCGTGTTAGTGATTCAACTAATTTTGATGTTGAAGCACTAGTTAAAGCTTATAGATGAAACTACATTCTTATTAAAGATGGTAATGATTATCAAGCAATTTCAGAAGCAATATCTGCTGCTAAAAAATCAGACAAACCAACTTTCATTGAAGTAAAAACCAAATTAGGTTATGGTAGCTCAGTAGAAGATAGTCCAAAAGCTCATGGTTCTCCTTTTAGTGAAGAAGAAATCAAAAAAATTAAGGCTAAATTTGAATATAATAACAAACCATTCACAGTATCAAAAGAAGTTAAAGAACACTTTAATGAACCAATAGCTAGGGGTAAAAAAGATTCTGAAGCATTCATTGATCGTTTAAGTAAAGCTAAACCAGAATTACGTGAAAAATTCATTAATCAAGTTGAAGATCAAAAGATTATTATTGATAAAAAATTAATTCAAGAATTCAATGTTGATCAAGTTGATTCAATGCGTAATTTATTTGGTAAATTCTTTAAGAAATTAACCGAAGCAAACGACAACATTTTAGTAGTTAATTGCGATCTATCTGGATCAACTAAAGTTGTTACAGCCAACAACAATAAATTTGATGTTGATAATTATGACAAACAAATGATTAATGTTGGGGTAAGAGAATTCTTAGCTGGTTGTATCGTTAATGGGATTGTTGCTCATAAAGGTTTAAAAGCTGTATCATCAACATTCATGGCTTTTAGTGATTACAACAAAGCCGCAATCAGACTTGGTGCAATCAATGCATTAGGTTCATTGTATGTTTATTCTCACGACTCATTCAGTGTTGGTGAAGATGGTCCAACTCACCAACCAATCGAACAACTATCATCATTAAGATTAATTCCTGATGTATTAGTTTATCGTCCAGCGAATTTTTATGAACTATACAATGCACTAAAAACAGCATTTGATCCTAAGAATACTAAACCAGTAATTATTTCAACTTCACGTAGTGAATTTGAACTAAACAAAGTTGATAATAAAACTTTTGATGAAGGTTATTATTTCTTACATAAAACTAAAAATCCAAAAGTAAGATTGCTAGCAACAGGATCTGATACTGGCACAGCACTTAAATTAGCCAGAATCTTTAAAAAAGATAATGTTGATATTGATGTTATTTCAGTTCCTTCATTTGAAAGATTAAAAGAAAAACTAAGTGATATTGAAGCACTGAAAGAATTCAAGAAACACAAAAATATCGTGATTGAATCAGGTGTAAGTAATATCTGATTTGAATTTGTAAATCTAGTAATTGGTGCTAATGACTTTGGAATCTCAGGAAACCCTGATGAAGTTGCCACATATTTCAGCATGGATCTAGAATCACTAGTAAAATCAATTGCAACTATTCTTAATAAAAACTACACACAACAAAAGGTTGAAGAACTAATTAAAAATGCTAATTAACTGATTTAAATTAATTTCGCCTAAAAACCGTATCTTAAAACGGGCAACAATTGCAGCTAAACAAGTTGATCTTTTAAAAGATGAAATGCGTGCTTTAAGCGATGAACAACTTTTTAATAAAACTGACTATTTTATTAATGAATTACAAAATAATAACAAAACCACGGATGACATCCTGGTTGAAGCATTTGCTGTAATTCGTGAAGCGGTTTATCGTGAAACAGGAAATTTTGCTTACTTAGTGCAATTAATTGGTGCTTATGTAGTGCATCAAGGTGATTTTAGTGAAATGATGACAGGGGAAGGAAAAACCTTAACCCTTGTGTTAGCAGCATATTTAAATATGCTTGAAAAAAAGGGTGTTCATAT
The Mycoplasma sp. E35C DNA segment above includes these coding regions:
- a CDS encoding DAK2 domain-containing protein — its product is MNTYRAEFISVLIRIIDNFTYSEQFLNLIDKKGSNGNFGYSLNPFINKISLFANNPDNDLDFYHSLVEISTYIKETIKTTLGDILYDLIYQTAFYLKDKEINREYVIEAFYRALLDCQNKYKMKIGDKTFFDILYPCLKYLYLNQDKTTQQLMYEIKLISESSFNKSLLLKSKVGRAAYHGKRSVNMYDPGSVFVFLVLEGIIKIYGA
- a CDS encoding transketolase, coding for MKIQEQTINTIRMLGIEMINSAKSGHPGIVMSAAPMMYALFHDHLNYDVNDLNYINRDRFILSAGHGSALLYATMYVAGYKSLNLKDLKNFRKFSSKTAGHPETTMLDGVDFGTGPLGQGAATSVGFAMAEANLNARFNKIIDHYTYCLIGDGDLQEGVCHEALAVAGRYQLNKLIWLYDSNDVQLDGRVSDSTNFDVEALVKAYRWNYILIKDGNDYQAISEAISAAKKSDKPTFIEVKTKLGYGSSVEDSPKAHGSPFSEEEIKKIKAKFEYNNKPFTVSKEVKEHFNEPIARGKKDSEAFIDRLSKAKPELREKFINQVEDQKIIIDKKLIQEFNVDQVDSMRNLFGKFFKKLTEANDNILVVNCDLSGSTKVVTANNNKFDVDNYDKQMINVGVREFLAGCIVNGIVAHKGLKAVSSTFMAFSDYNKAAIRLGAINALGSLYVYSHDSFSVGEDGPTHQPIEQLSSLRLIPDVLVYRPANFYELYNALKTAFDPKNTKPVIISTSRSEFELNKVDNKTFDEGYYFLHKTKNPKVRLLATGSDTGTALKLARIFKKDNVDIDVISVPSFERLKEKLSDIEALKEFKKHKNIVIESGVSNIWFEFVNLVIGANDFGISGNPDEVATYFSMDLESLVKSIATILNKNYTQQKVEELIKNAN
- a CDS encoding HPr family phosphocarrier protein, with amino-acid sequence MKSFKATIIDPLGLHVRPASVLSSKMAKYKSKVTLKVIDGATADVKSIINLMSLAIKQNTEVELSAQGEDEEEAINELRKVLEENKLI